A segment of the Lycium barbarum isolate Lr01 chromosome 7, ASM1917538v2, whole genome shotgun sequence genome:
ACTTTTAACGACTATCACCGTAGCAATTACCCATAACTACTATTACCAACCAACGCTCCACAATCACTATTACTAGCCAATGGCAGAGCCAAATTTTCTACTAagagggttcaaaaatataaaaaattaaaatatgaaaaaattaagAGATCCAACACCTTCTCTCTCTATATATGTAAAATAATATTGACCATGcgtatatagtgtaattttttacCGAAAGAACCAGTTCCCATTCAAGAACCTACATGATTTTCAAAGATAACATTGATTAAAAAGGGTactaattcaaaagaaaaaaaaagcaacaaatttaaaataaagtaaaaaattacaaagtgaaaagaaaaaaatgcgattttttatttttgaagaCTCGATGGAGCGGGACAAAAGAAGGAAGAAATATTAAACGGGACATAAGTTAAAATTTTGCacattaaggggtcgtttggtttaaggactcattagtcccgggattataatcccggaactaatttatcccatctattgggattattttataaataatcccagtataagtgagttaagaaggtataagttgggttatccaacactaatttttatatcatgtttaatacaaggtataaatttatcccaacactattttataccttataccaaatatgatataaaaattagtgctgggataactcagcttataccttaaaccaaacgacccctaagattaATCTTGTCCTTCGCCGCCCTACCCCATTTAACATCCGTTAATTTTCACGTGTTTACTCCTTCGTATTTCAAACCTCCTTGGTAAAAATCTTGCCTCCGCCCCGGCCATTAGCCATCATATAATCTTTTTAACTTTTTTAATATAGTATTAAgattaattagttaattaaacttttttttttgttttttttttttgtggtgcaGAGGAGTATACAGAAGAACAATCAGTAGCTCACATTAGGCGACTACTCGACATAGTTGCATGCACCACATCTTTCAACAGTTCATCTTCATCTTCACCTAAACCAACCGGTCGAACCGGTACCGAACCCGGTTCAGAAAATGCACAACCGGAAACAACAAAATCAGGCAAACCGAAAAAATCCGGTTCGCCGAAAAAACCGGCGAAGACAGATGTCACCGCCGCGTGCGGCGGCGCTGATGGTGTTGATGCAGCGGAGAAAGGTGATCCGGCGATGATGTGTCCACCGCCACGGTTGGGACAGTTTTATGAGTTCTTCTCTTTTGGACATCTCACTCCTCCAATACAATGtgagttttattttattttattttattttattcgtcACTCACTTTGTCCTAATTTATACGAAGGTGTTTGACTGTGCACGAAATTTAATAATGATATAAAGACTTTCGAAACTCACGGTCTAAAATAAGAtgctgtttggatgggcttatgtgtataagtaactaaaaaaataagttggttagtctaactttttttttttttttggcttataagctgcttgagataagttaagtcaaatgggcccaattatttttttgagcttattttaagcataaaatgactttaagttggccaactaaatactcaaaaaagctgaaaacagcttataagcaacttataagccaatccaaacgggctctaaaacaTAAATATTTGCGTTGCTATATCCTGTTTCTAAACTTGACCTTAGCTGGCGAGTATGCCCTTCAACTTTGGGTGTACACAAGTAGGCACATCAATTTTAAGGgcatgtttatgtattatgcctattTAACTGGGCACGAAATTTAAATATGAATAGAttatttttgaaatttatggtctaaaataaattatagatatttgtgtgaataTAAATTGCTCCTTCTGTTTCATTTTACTTTGCCCATGTTGACTTGACACATTGCTTAAAGAATTTTTTTATTTGGGGTGTATTTTACTAAATTAACTTTATTAATGACGCTTTGGAACTCTAAATTTGACTATGGTATGTAATGTAGTTATCTAATACTAAGGGTAGTATGGGAAAAAAGTAATAAAATTCTCTTGATTTgctaaaatggacaagtaaaaagaAAATTCTATTTTTTGTATAGGGGCCAAGTAAAATGAAACAGTGGGAGCATTTCATTAGAAGTAAAATGGGGATATTAAAgtcaaattgttactaaatatagaaatgtataatTCTTTTAGACATTGACGAAAAGGAAaagagtatcacataaattgggacggagggagtaattttttttGGCAATCATGTAACTAAGTTTATTAATTTTCATTATTAAGTTTATGTTGGATGTATTTTTCTATTTGATTAAAATTCAATTTATTGGAGGTGGAAATGCATGGGAAAAAACTTTTAGAGGCTTTTCATGgctacaattttttatttttactcatAGCTGCAATTTTATTTAATGTGTAAAAGATCAGTCTTTGCATGGGAAAGAACTTTCAGAGGCAATTTTATTTTTACTCATAGCTGCAgttttatttattctttagttatcttaagtaggcgtttggccataaaaaccaatctttttcactttatttggaaattttgaagttgcagttgaagatggagttgtgtttggttatacatTTTGTAATAATATTTGGATAATGTTCATGTTTGAATGTATTTGAATacaacttcaaaagtgaaaagtgagttggaaaaaagtgaaaacaggttataagttgttttccaaatttgaaatacaacttcaagttggatttggaattttcatagcaaaacactgattttcaaataaagtgaaaattattCCGGACGAAATGAataatttctatggccaaacgggtccttaagTTTGTTAATTTTCATTGTCTTTTGAAATTGTTAAAGCAATGATTAATCCAATTTAGTGAAGCTGGAAATGCAGGGGAAAGAATCTTAAGAGGCTATTCATGGCTGCAATTTTATCTTTACCTGTTGCTGCAATTTTATTTAAGAACAACATGTATAAAAATCAgttattttccttaaaaaaagtTTTCTTATCTGCTAATCATTTGTTTGGATGTGCAGATATTAGGAGATCAAGTCGACCATTCCTTGAGGATAAAACGGAAGATGATTTTTTCCAAATTGATGTGAGCTTTCTTTGTTTTAATATTTATTTGTTGCAAAAGAACTCGTTTGGGTTAGCTGATTGAAAATACTAGCTGATAAGTGTCAACTGTTAAGTGCTAAAACTGATTTTGTAAATAAGCAGTTACATGTTTGGATAGAAGTGCTGAAACTCATAATAAACAGTTAATGTCATATGGTAGTTTGATTAATGGTTCTTGAAATACATTACAGGTTCGGATTTGCAGTGGCAAGCCGACAACAATTGTTGCTTCTAGGACAGGTTTCTATCCTGCTGGAAAACGTTCTCTTTTGAGTCACTCTTTGGTTGGATTATTGCAACAATTAAGTCGAGTTTTTGATGCTGTGAGTAAGAATATGTTTTGTCAAACTCTTATCATTTATCGGTCCACGGAGATCCAGTATGTAGTGGTGAATTGACCATATATGCCATTTCtttgttaattgtttgtttgtttgttccaGGCATACAAGGCTCTCATGAAAGGATTCACTGAGCATAATAAGGTTAGTAATATTTGTCTACGGATATCgaccaaaaaaaatatttgtcTACAGAtaagggccaaaattgcccctgtACTTTTTGCCGAGGAGCACATTTCAGATAATAGTTGGGCTGTTTGACCCTGCCGTTACCAAAAGGGctcaattttcccttatttccaATTTCAGCTAACGGATCTattgaaaaaaatataaattcaaatttTTTGCCACGTGTCAACATTATAAaaacattttctttttctttcttcctttcatTTTGAAAGTCGTGTTCAAGAATATGCAAACAATGAATGCTAAAGAATGGTTACCTTTTATTACAGTTTGGGAATCTTCCTTATGGTTTTCGAGCGAACACATGGGTTGTCCCTCCTTTTGTTGCTGACAATCCAGCTACTTTTCCTCCACTTCCCATGGAAGATGAGAATTGGGGAGGAAATGGAGGTGGACAAGGAAGAAACGGTAAGCATGATCACCGGCCGTGGGCAAAGGAATTTGCGATTCTGGCAGCAATGCCTTGTAAAACGGCGGAAGAAAGGCAAATTCGAGATAGGAAAGCGTTTCTACTTCACAGTCTATTCGTCGATGTATCAGTTATCAAAGCAGTTGCTGCCATAAAACATCTAGTGGACAACAGCCAGGGTGGAACAAATTCATACGAGGAAAAGATTGGAGATCTTCTTATCAGTGTGAATAAAGACATGTCAGATGCGAGCAAGAAATTGGACAACAAAAATGACGGCATTCAGGTGCTAGGCATGTCCCTGGAGGAGCTTGCAAAGAGAAACTTACTGAAAGGCATAACTGCAGATGAGAGTGCAACTGTTCATGTATGTTTGAATATAAATATGTTTATTTTTCATCATtttgttgagaatataattatgTAAATAAATCTTCTCTCTCTAACATCTTAAGGTTTTaaatgagatggtcacacacttcaaTATGGTACCAGAGCAGGTAGAGGTCCTAGGATCAGATCTCAACGCCACCCATTAATAAAAAGAATTTTCACGTGCTTGgcccatgaaaaaaaaaaagaatcaggcCCGTACATGAGGGGCATGTTGAGAATATGATTGTATAAATAAAATTGTGCTCTCTTTAacaacttaagcttttagatgagatggtcacgCACTTCAATAATCTGCAAGCTGATTTTGTTATTTGTTGAAGCAGTTCATATCTTATGGTGTTACGTTTCGTCGCAGGACACTTTCACCTTGGGTGTAGTGGTGGTTAGACACTGTGGCTACACAGCTATCGTAAAAGTTGCAGCCGAGGTGAACTGGGGGACAAAACCCATTCCTCAGGATATTGAAATAGATGACCAGGCGGAGGGAGGTGCAAACGCGTTAAATGTTAACAGGTCAGTAGAGTTGGCCAGAATCAGATGACACTAAGATTAATATATGTACCTACCTTAGTGAATTGTTTTTGATTTTCTTGAACTATTCTACTAACTGTTTTTACAATAGACCCTTGTTGGTccagcccttccccggaccccgcgcatagcagaaacttagtgcaccgggctgcccttcaTTCTACTAACCGTTTTCTTCATCTTATGCAGCTTGAGAATGCTATTGCACAAGTCATCAACACCTCAGACACCTAGCCAAGTACATAAATTTCACGGTGCAGATGTCGAAGACGTTCTGGCTGCTAAGTCCTTAGTAAGACAGGTGCTTGGTGAAAGCTTGCAGAAGTTACAGGAAGAAGACAGTAAACAGGTGAAATCTATTAGATGGGAGCTGGGTGCATGTTGGGTGCAACATTTGCAAAATCAGGCGTCCGGGAAAGTTGAGTCTAAAAAAACTGATGAAGCTAAAGTGGAGCCAGCAGTAAAGGGTCTTGGGAAGAACGGTGGCCTGCTAAAGGATATTAAGAAGAAATCAGATGATAAGAGCAGCAAAGCCAGTTCAGGGAATGAAGTTCCGTCAAGTGACAAGAAAGAACTAGAGAAACAAGACGAGGAAATGGAGATGCTTTGGAAAAAGGTTCTACCTGAAGCAGCATATCTGCGCCTAAAAGAATCAGAAACTGGTCTTCACCTTAAGGTGTGTTTGCTGGCTTTCATACTAGTACTCAGTCCTTGCAAGTTTATAGCCTGCTTGGTCAAGCTTCCAGAAtctacttattttgaaaattgcTTTTTGTCGGAAGTGCTTCTCGAAAAAGTATTTTTGGACAGTAGCAGTTTGTGTTTAGCTcatcaatttcaaaaattatttttgccAGTATTAGAGCAGCGATTTGTGCTTGGTCAAGGTTTTAAAAGTGCTTTCGGGAAAAACCGGCTTTTGAAAACCAACTTCTGCTACTACTCAATAGCACATATTTATTTCTCTCTAAAAGCTGGGCCAAACACCTCAAATCTCTGAAATAAGCACTTCTCTTTAACAAAAAAAGATACTTTTGGCTTCTTAGAAGCTTGGGCAAACAGACTATTAGTTTCATGGCTGCAATGTATGGAAACAATAGCCCCGAGAGCCACATGTAAGATAAATCTGTCATGCTCAATCATCATGTCCAGTTCTTAAATCGTATTCTGGTTCTGTCTGTTTTGGCAGTCACCCGATGAGTTGATCAGTATGGCACATAAATACTATGCTGATACTGCCCTACCAAAACTGGTAAGTGCCTCTATATACTTTGCATGTCTCTACTGCTTCTTGAAATTGAACTAACTCTTGCTGGCTGGAATATTTGAAAGGTTGCTGATTTTGGGTCACTGGAGCTTTCACCCGTCGATGGAAGGACACTAACAGATTTCATGCACACCAGGGGTTTGCAAATGTGCTCCTTGGGACGTGTGGTAATTGCTTCAGGCCTTATTAGCGCAATAAATCATGAATGTCAGTGTTAATAAAGCAAAAGCATATAGTTAAACTTGATTTTCTGGGTGGGTTTGGCAATGTTATTAAAACATCTTCTATTTCTCTCAATCCATATAGCCCACAAGATGCAGGCTAGTATAGAATAAAAAGGCCGCATGACAAACATTAAGACCTAATGTTTGTGTTCAGAATAACTAGGCTTCCAACTAGTTGGTATCGTCTATATGGGTCTTTGCTTCCATTAAATTTGTATTAGTTAATTTTGCACATTGATTCTGAGAGTTTGTAGGTCTTTTGAGACAACTTCGATTAATCTGCCTCATAACAGCATTTGCAATACTCTTTAATATTTCTCGTGAGCAGAATTGCAAACTCTGATTCTTCTAGGTTTATCCTTCCTGAGGATCTTCAATGAATAAAGCTCGATTTCAAGAGAGAAATAACCAAGTGTGCTTCCAAAGAGATTCTACCAACTTTCCGTACTCCTTGTTTCAGTTTAAATTCTTTCCTATTGACTCTTTTAAATCAGTGAGAAGGCTACTTTATAATGCTTGTTCTCTAAGTTTCTGAATTTTGAGTATTTGGTTCTCTCTTCTACATACTTTTAGGCTTGGTTCCTGTAATTCTGAATTTTTATAGACTAGGAAAGTCTTTGTTACACCTTTGTAAAAAGCCTTTGTTGGGTTTTCTGAACACCCTTCATGACCCATTATTCAGCATTTTCTTATAATATTGTTTGGTCGCCATTCTGTTATTATACATGATGCTCAGTTGGTAGAAAGAGAGTTAAGGGAAGGGAAGGGGAGTGGAAGTAGAACTGTTAGTCTTATTGATGTCTTCTTGGTAAAAATCGTGCAGCTCAAcgtcttatttttattttaatgtcTAAACTCAATATTTAACACTACTTTATTTTAACTATTTTCTTCTGATGTCAGGTGGAACTTGCAGACAAACTTCCTCACGTTCAATCTCTTTGTATTCACGAGATGGTTGTTAGAGCTTACAAACACATACTGCAGGCTGTTGTGGCAGCAGTTGATAATATTGCTAATGTGGCTGCATCAATAGCTTCTTGTTTAAATGTATTGCTCGGGACGCCCTCCGCAGAAAATGGTGATTCAGATGATGACTTGAAATGGAAGTGGATAGAAACTTTTCTTTCTAAGAGGTTCGGGTGGCAGTGGAAGGATGAAAGTCGGGAGGATCTTAGAAAATTTGCCATTCTTCGAGGTCTTTGCCATAAGGTATAAAAATTCGAATGCTAAGAAATTGATTATTTGTCCTtagtaggggtgtcaaatgggcggttGGGCTGGATTTAGGGGgatgcacccccgggattagtcggggctcaaagagactcggacacccggggctaatcaaaaaaaataaatgggttgagttaataaatgacccgcccaaaagttacttgggctgaaatgggttgggctaaaatgGGCTAAAAGGCTGGTCATAACCCAactcttactaagttttaatttgTTCATTTGTTCTTGTATAATTTTTAAGTACCTAATAAAACTATTTTTATCTTTATCatggctatatataacatatcaaattaaaaaatatctattttgaaaatattttgagccgagggtctatcggaaacagcctggcaagtagaggtaaggtctgcgtgcactctaccctccccagaccccactttgtgggattacactgggtatgttgttgttgttgttgttgttgttgtttgacaTGGTTTCCATGGGTCAATTTGGGCTATGTATGGGTTGGGCTAAAACGGAGCAGACGGGTTATCttttcatgggctaattttgcTACCCCTAGTCCTTAGTAAGTCTTATCCTCCTTATCCGTACTAATTTCAGGTAGGACTTGAGCTTGTTCCAAAAGACTACGATATAGACTCTCCATTTCCTTTCAAGAAGACGGATATCATAAGTATGGTCCCCGTATACAAGGTATGCACACTAGTTTCCAAATATCAGAAGCAAAATGTGAATTATTAAGAGAACCTAAGAAAGTTTTGACAATTGTGGATATGCTCAACAGCATGTTGCATGCTCATCAGCGGATGGACGTACACTGCTGGAATCATCCAAAACTTCCCTGGATAAAGGCAAACTGGAGGATGCTGTAAACTATGGAACTAAGGTAACCATTTTTTTGTTGTTCAATGGCACGTCTAGATTATCATTCAAGGTCTCAAACTGAGATTTGTTTTGATTTTGAAGGCACTCTCAAAACTCGTGTCTGTCTGTGGTCCTTACCATCGAATGACAGCGGGTGCATACAGTCTATTAGCTGTGGTACTCTACCACACTGGTGATTTTAATCAggtataagtttatattttagaTTCTAAAATGGCTTTATAACTTTGTTAATATGCTGGTATCTTGTTCGAACTGCCTAAATAAGTGAAAAGCTAGCCTGTTTATGTTATGTGAGAATTTTTAACAGTAATTGGTTGCTACTTGTGTATTAGACCAGCATAAAATGTTTATATATGTAAGACATATTTTGGTCAGTGAATTCTTTAAAAGCAGAGAGTTCGGCATGCTGCCTTTTCTGGCCATATTTATTTCGCTGGATGCAGCGCTAACTTTCTTATAGTTTCCTTTAACATGTACTAATCATGATTTTCTTTCTTATATCTGTAATGTTTCCTCATATCAGGCTACTATTTATCAACAAAAAGCTTTGGATATTAATGAAAGAGAGCTTGGACTTGATCACCCAGATACAATGAAGAGTTATGGAGATTTAGCAGTTTTCTACTACCGACTTCAACACACAGAGTTGGCATTAAAGTACCTGCACCTCTCTCTTTTTGTGATTTTTTGTTTAGTTTTCATTGCTTGCCTTCTACTCTAGTGTGATGGAACATCCCTTCAGATTTATCAGGTTTTTGAATAGCTTCTCTTATTCATCAACTTAAACAGAATAAATCAACTGTTGTTGCTCTCagtcttatagcctgtttggccaagttgCCAAAATCAGTTTTTTTTGAGAAGTACTTCTCATCGAAAGTGCTTTGTGAGAGTAGTAGTTTGTGTTTGGAAAAATCATTTGAGAAGTGCTTTTGTTAGtaatttgtgtttggctaatatTTTCAAAAAGTGCTTTTTAAGTGTTGAACAACGAAAAAGGAAGTTAATACTACTATTAATTTGGTAAACATTAATTTTTGGTAAGCTAATCTTGTCCCTAAAAATTCACAAGTTCTTATTTTATTTTGGAGAAGCTACATTTTCGGCTTCTGCTACTTTGCAACAACACTTATTTCTTCaccagaagcttggccaaacgcCGGCATTCTTTaaaataagtgttttttttttgtgtgtttttaCAACTCTTGTTACAAATTAAAAGTTGTTTTTTGTAGAAGTACCTTTAGCTTTTCAAAAGATTGGCCGAACAGGCTATTACTTGTTTGTTGCAGACTTTCTTGCCAATAGAAACCGTACTTGGTTGTTGCAGACTTTCTTGCCAATAGAAACCGTTTCTCTTGCAGATCTTCTTCCATTCCCCCGCTGACTTTTAAATCACATAATAGAATATATAACTCTTACTCTGTTATGGAAATTCGTTTTGCTATTTATACTGGAAACAATCTCGTGTATTTTATCCTGGTGTTCCAGTGGAAGACCCCGAGGCTTATCAGATAAAAGAGgttaataacataaaagaaggGAAAATGGAAGTACAGATGAAGCACGGCCTGTTACTTGTCTGCTTTGAGTTTACTTTCCTGATTCTATTTAATGTTAGTTATTAGAAGAGGTTTGTAGAGTTATTCATTGAGCATGAGGCTAGAACCATGTTGTGAAAACAAAGAACTGAAACTGATATTAGACAAATAATGGCTACAACTATACCGTCTTTGTGTTTGTGTACTTTTCATGATTAATACCTTGCATCATCTTTTGCAAGGTATTAAGGCCAAAACTGATAACTAATTTTCTCTATTCAGGTATGTCAATCGTGCCCTCTATCTTTTGCATCTTACTTGTGGACCTTCTCATCCAAATACTGCTGCAACATATATAAACGTTGCAATGATGGAAGAAGGTCTCGGAAATGTCCATGTTGCACTTAGGTACCTTCACGAGGCTCTTAAGTGTAACCAGAGACTTCTTGGAGCTGACCACATTCAAGTAAATTCTCTCTCTCTCGTTCTAAAGTATTTGAGTGTCTAGTAAATCGGCCAGTTGGCgttctctttttgttttttaaaaccgAAATGTTTGTTTTCTCCAGACTGCTGCCAGCTATCATGCTATTGCAATTGCGCTTTCTTTAATGGAAGCATATTCCTTAAGCGTTCAGCATGAACAAACTACACTTCAGATACTGCAAGCTAAACTTGGACCCGATGACTTGCGTACTCAGGTATAAATTAGTTTGAAAATCTGGTCATTCAGTTTGTTCTCGGTGATGGACCTCGTGTCAATCTTATTCAGAATTTTCTGCAGGATGCTGCGGCATGGCTTGAGTATTTCGAGTCTAAAGCACTTGAGCAGCAAGAAGCTGCACGAAATGGTACCCCCAAGCCCGACGCCTCTATCTCAAGCAAAGGCCATCTAAGGTAGTAATATTCTTACCCtctattcttttcttcttttcctaATCTTACATTTAATATTTAGTTATAGTTGTAGGGAAAAAATCACTAcataaatttgttttttttttaaaataatcttCCTGTTCCTTACTTTTACACTTTTTCTGGTTACTCTTAGGAAGAACCAGGCTAAGAAATATGCGAAACCTTACATATGCTAATCAAATTTTGTTTTCCTCATTGATATACTTAGTGTCTCGGACTTGTTGGATTACATAGCTCCAGATGCTGAGATGAAGGCTAGAGAAGCGCAAAAGAAGCAAGCTCGTGCAAAGGTTTGAGTTTTGACTTCTGTCATTTGCTTTCCGAACTCAAAGCATTTTCTAATTTTTCCATGTTGATTGGTCAAGAGAAAGCATTTTCTCTAAGAAAACATGTTCCTtaaaaatgacttccctagtgAAAATAGGGAAAATAAGTTCCATGAGTGGCATTCCATACTGATTGTCACCTCCCCACTCCCCATCACCCCCACACTCACCCACCATAGTGTTTGCCTCgattatatacaaatgcttttGAGACAATATTTCTGTTTGCTTACCAAACAAAAGAAAGTTAGTaacaaaagcacttattttcctggaaaacattttctttccTACCACACACACCCTTAGTTCGCTTTACTGAAGTATCCTGTCCAAATTTCCTAATTTCTCAAACAGGTTAAAGGCAAGGCAGGGCAAAATGGGGGAATAGCTTCCGATGAATTTGAGAAGGATGAACTTCTTTCTCCAACTAGTCCTGTTGTGGAGAACTCTAGTGATAAAGAGAACAAGTCAGAATTAGACGACAAATCAGAATTGAAGATTGCCGAACCCACACCTAAGCAATCTGCTCACGTTTTGGTAGAACAGACACTATTGGAGAAAAATGACGACGTGATACAAGAGGATACCTCGGAGGAAGGATGGCAAGAGGCTTTACCCAAAGGCCGTTCAACAATGGGGCGTAATAAGCTTTCTAGTTCTAGAAAACCTAACCTTGCTAAACTTAACACCAACTTCCCGAATGCTTCCCATTTACCAAGAGCTCGAGGTAAAACGAATAATTTTTCATCTCCAAGATTGACTCCAATTAATGAATCTACTGCATCGTCTGGGCTATCTCCTGCTTCAAAGAAGTTTGTGAAGAGTGCTAGTTTTAGTCCCAAATCGGGACCCGCAAGCCCTGCTCAAACGGAACAAGCTGTGAAAACTAATTCAATTGTCAGCTCAATCAGCGTTCAGGCAGCTGGAAAACTATTTTCTTACAAAGAAGTTGCTTTAGCTCCACCTGGTACCATTGTGAAAGCAGTGGCAGAGCAATTGCCAAAGGATGGTAGTTCAGAACACAAGGAGACTGTGGCGACTGATTCAACTCAGCCGACAACAGCGAGAACCGGTGATGGAGAAAAGGTTCAGAAAGTCAGAGAAGAGAAGAAACATAATGATTCTGGTGAAAATAATGACCCTCAACAAAGTGAAGAGAAAGGACTCGTATCAGCCGAATCTTCGGAGGGGACAAAGGCTGACGCTTCTGGGGAGAA
Coding sequences within it:
- the LOC132602905 gene encoding protein REDUCED CHLOROPLAST COVERAGE 2 isoform X2 is translated as MAPKAGKAKPHKAKGEKKKKEEKVLPNVIEITVETPEDSQVMLKGISTDKILDVRKLLAVNVETCHMTNYSLSHEVRGTRLKDTVEIVLLKPCHLSLVEEEYTEEQSVAHIRRLLDIVACTTSFNSSSSSSPKPTGRTGTEPGSENAQPETTKSGKPKKSGSPKKPAKTDVTAACGGADGVDAAEKGDPAMMCPPPRLGQFYEFFSFGHLTPPIQYIRRSSRPFLEDKTEDDFFQIDVRICSGKPTTIVASRTGFYPAGKRSLLSHSLVGLLQQLSRVFDAAYKALMKGFTEHNKFGNLPYGFRANTWVVPPFVADNPATFPPLPMEDENWGGNGGGQGRNGKHDHRPWAKEFAILAAMPCKTAEERQIRDRKAFLLHSLFVDVSVIKAVAAIKHLVDNSQGGTNSYEEKIGDLLISVNKDMSDASKKLDNKNDGIQVLGMSLEELAKRNLLKGITADESATVHDTFTLGVVVVRHCGYTAIVKVAAEVNWGTKPIPQDIEIDDQAEGGANALNVNSLRMLLHKSSTPQTPSQVHKFHGADVEDVLAAKSLVRQVLGESLQKLQEEDSKQVKSIRWELGACWVQHLQNQASGKVESKKTDEAKVEPAVKGLGKNGGLLKDIKKKSDDKSSKASSGNEVPSSDKKELEKQDEEMEMLWKKVLPEAAYLRLKESETGLHLKSPDELISMAHKYYADTALPKLVADFGSLELSPVDGRTLTDFMHTRGLQMCSLGRVVELADKLPHVQSLCIHEMVVRAYKHILQAVVAAVDNIANVAASIASCLNVLLGTPSAENGDSDDDLKWKWIETFLSKRFGWQWKDESREDLRKFAILRGLCHKVGLELVPKDYDIDSPFPFKKTDIISMVPVYKHVACSSADGRTLLESSKTSLDKGKLEDAVNYGTKALSKLVSVCGPYHRMTAGAYSLLAVVLYHTGDFNQATIYQQKALDINERELGLDHPDTMKSYGDLAVFYYRLQHTELALKYVNRALYLLHLTCGPSHPNTAATYINVAMMEEGLGNVHVALRYLHEALKCNQRLLGADHIQTAASYHAIAIALSLMEAYSLSVQHEQTTLQILQAKLGPDDLRTQDAAAWLEYFESKALEQQEAARNGTPKPDASISSKGHLSVSDLLDYIAPDAEMKAREAQKKQARAKVKGKAGQNGGIASDEFEKDELLSPTSPVVENSSDKENKSELDDKSELKIAEPTPKQSAHVLVEQTLLEKNDDVIQEDTSEEGWQEALPKGRSTMGRNKLSSSRKPNLAKLNTNFPNASHLPRARGKTNNFSSPRLTPINESTASSGLSPASKKFVKSASFSPKSGPASPAQTEQAVKTNSIVSSISVQAAGKLFSYKEVALAPPGTIVKAVAEQLPKDGSSEHKETVATDSTQPTTARTGDGEKVQKVREEKKHNDSGENNDPQQSEEKGLVSAESSEGTKADASGEKEGNVVTDSEVKTASKNKGGDSANSSVTGIQNDGSSSDSNAISKVDVPESKADNSLDTSSDLEPAADLVTEKNDDKDNASNTSSVTTESDQQGDSETGKEATKKLSAAAPPFNPSPVPVFGTIPAPVFKEHGGILPSPVNIPPMLPVNPVRRSPHQSATARVPYGPRLSGGYGRSGNRVPRNKPPAFINGEPNPRIMNPHAAEFVPGQPWVPNGFPVAPNGYMASPNVMPVSPNGYPTSPDGSPVTENGLPVSPVEAGESPSAVTVEGDSENHDTAVADGTEAETVEMGSKQIMQGQEEDVEKKLHSDMPKDDEGSQCVNGEKSGDTPALSDETTASQEACSTVVLEVNGTKRWGDYSDGENEVAEVAI